In one window of Desulfuribacillus alkaliarsenatis DNA:
- a CDS encoding ABC transporter ATP-binding protein, which produces MLAILKYIKPYKYLIALIMVFTLIAIMLELYLPTLMADVVDVGIVNEDVPFIIKTGGWMVLFAFFAVLFTIAVAYISNRVALGFARDIRRRLFVKIESFSLQEFERVGPASLITRSTNDIKQIQDVVNMMLRMMTRAPLMLVGGIIMAVSREPVLSLVFLVAMPILVGSIVLIARKAIPLFGLLQKRTDRLNLLLRETLSGIRVIRAFNRVNFEKARFTEANNEYRDTGVKVNRIIAVVFPIMLITMNFTNIAIVWFGAIRIDQGAMQVGNLMAFLQYAMMILMSLIMMSYAFIMIPRAQASAERINEVLNIQAKITDSSTARKLVSDVSKLEFRNVTFHYEGAEKPALDNISFQAKAGETIAIIGSTGAGKSTLVQLILRYYDIDIGKIMVGDTDIRDVKIKDLRNKIGYVPQKASLFSGTIAENVRFGKDDATDTEVIEALKTAQAMEFIEVKEEGIHSHISQAGANLSGGQKQRLAIARALVRKVNIYIFDDSFSALDYKTDARLRHALKQKIEDAIVIIVAQRVRTVMNADRIILLNEGKLVGNGTHEELLKDNSIYQEIVASQQTEGESA; this is translated from the coding sequence ATGTTAGCTATTTTGAAATATATAAAACCTTATAAGTACTTGATTGCATTAATTATGGTGTTTACACTAATAGCGATTATGCTAGAGCTGTATCTGCCGACACTAATGGCTGACGTTGTCGATGTGGGAATTGTAAATGAGGACGTACCATTTATCATAAAGACAGGTGGCTGGATGGTGCTGTTTGCCTTCTTTGCTGTTCTTTTTACAATTGCGGTAGCTTATATATCTAACCGAGTAGCATTAGGCTTTGCAAGAGACATTCGTCGCAGGCTGTTTGTAAAAATAGAGAGTTTCTCGCTACAGGAGTTCGAAAGGGTTGGACCTGCATCGCTGATTACGAGATCAACGAATGATATTAAGCAGATTCAAGATGTCGTCAATATGATGCTGCGTATGATGACAAGGGCGCCATTAATGCTGGTTGGTGGTATAATTATGGCGGTTTCGAGGGAGCCAGTGCTATCGCTAGTGTTTTTAGTGGCGATGCCAATTTTGGTTGGGTCGATTGTGCTTATAGCGCGGAAGGCTATACCTTTGTTTGGATTGCTTCAGAAGCGAACGGATCGCCTTAATCTTTTGTTACGGGAAACATTATCGGGAATTAGGGTGATTCGTGCTTTTAATCGTGTGAATTTTGAAAAGGCACGCTTTACTGAAGCTAATAATGAGTACCGGGATACGGGTGTAAAGGTTAATCGGATTATTGCTGTTGTATTTCCAATTATGCTGATTACGATGAATTTCACAAATATAGCTATAGTTTGGTTTGGTGCGATTCGAATTGATCAGGGGGCAATGCAGGTTGGTAATTTAATGGCGTTCCTTCAGTATGCGATGATGATTTTAATGTCACTGATTATGATGTCGTATGCTTTTATTATGATTCCTCGGGCTCAGGCATCCGCTGAACGAATTAATGAAGTGCTAAACATACAAGCAAAAATTACTGATTCATCAACGGCAAGAAAGCTGGTTAGTGATGTCTCTAAACTAGAGTTTAGAAATGTGACCTTCCATTACGAAGGAGCGGAAAAACCAGCCCTAGACAACATATCATTTCAAGCTAAAGCAGGTGAAACGATAGCGATTATAGGTAGTACTGGGGCAGGGAAGTCTACATTAGTGCAATTAATTCTACGTTATTATGATATAGATATAGGAAAAATCATGGTTGGGGATACAGATATCCGTGATGTAAAAATTAAAGATCTACGAAACAAGATTGGATATGTGCCGCAAAAAGCTTCTTTGTTTAGCGGTACTATAGCCGAAAATGTGCGCTTTGGGAAAGATGACGCGACGGATACTGAAGTCATTGAGGCATTAAAGACAGCGCAGGCAATGGAGTTTATAGAAGTAAAAGAAGAGGGGATTCATAGCCACATATCACAAGCTGGGGCTAACCTATCAGGTGGACAAAAGCAACGTCTGGCAATCGCGAGGGCGCTCGTTAGGAAGGTAAATATCTACATCTTTGATGATAGCTTCTCTGCCCTTGATTATAAAACAGATGCTAGACTTCGTCATGCTCTAAAGCAGAAAATTGAAGATGCAATTGTTATTATTGTAGCGCAGCGTGTTAGAACAGTAATGAATGCAGATAGAATTATTTTATTAAATGAAGGCAAGCTAGTTGGCAACGGAACCCATGAAGAGTTACTTAAGGACAACTCAATTTATCAAGAGATTGTTGCATCTCAGCAAACAGAGGGGGAGAGTGCATGA
- a CDS encoding ABC transporter ATP-binding protein has protein sequence MTENKKSPSFRGKSNNTGLGNRSMMPVEKPKEFKKTLLRLLRYLQPRSKQIVFVAFAAVLSTLFNVISPKLLGDATSSIFESFMAGTAIDFSFIGQLLIMLLFLYAFSSVFAFLQQYIMAGVSQWTIAELRQEVSEKLARLPLQYYDQHSHGDILSRAVNDIDNISASLQNALTQVITSVISVVGIIIMMLIISPLLTVVVLLTVPLSGVVVHYITSISQKHFKRQQEELGNINGHVEEMISGHHIVKAFGYEDKAVEEFDAINDRLYNAGWRAQFISGIMMPLVTFIGNIGYVLVCIVGGLLVVSGNVRIGDVQAFVQYSQQISHPMSQMAAIANMIQTAIASAERIFKLLDEEEEAPDKHSNLDIESIGGSIAFEHVRFGYKKGEPIINDMTIDVKEGQTVAIVGPTGAGKTTLINLLMRFYDVNQGAIRIQGHSLNDFSREQVRIMFAMVLQDTWLFNGTIRDNIAYGKADASEQEIIAAAKGAHADDFIRTLPQGYNTMLGEDAVNLSQGQRQLLTIARAILANPKILILDEATSSVDTRTEMNIQKAMGQLMQGCTSFVIAHRLSTIRDADLILVMNRGDIIEQGTHEQLLKQKGFYADLYNSQFSLNHIVES, from the coding sequence ATGACGGAAAACAAAAAATCCCCCTCCTTTAGAGGGAAAAGTAATAATACTGGTCTTGGGAATCGTTCAATGATGCCTGTAGAAAAACCCAAGGAGTTTAAGAAGACGCTATTGCGCTTGTTGCGGTATTTACAGCCTAGAAGCAAGCAGATTGTTTTTGTGGCCTTTGCGGCCGTTCTCTCTACCCTGTTCAATGTAATCAGTCCAAAGCTCTTAGGGGATGCAACGTCATCAATCTTTGAAAGCTTTATGGCAGGAACGGCAATCGATTTTTCATTTATTGGTCAATTGCTTATTATGCTGTTATTTTTGTATGCGTTTTCTTCTGTATTTGCGTTTCTACAACAATATATAATGGCGGGTGTTTCACAATGGACGATTGCCGAACTACGCCAGGAGGTAAGCGAAAAACTAGCACGATTACCACTTCAATATTATGACCAGCACTCCCATGGAGATATTCTTAGTCGCGCCGTGAATGATATTGACAATATTAGTGCATCACTACAGAATGCACTTACCCAAGTAATCACCTCCGTCATCAGTGTTGTAGGAATTATTATTATGATGCTAATTATTAGTCCGCTTTTAACGGTGGTGGTGTTGCTTACTGTCCCATTAAGTGGTGTAGTTGTTCATTATATTACCTCGATTTCGCAGAAGCATTTTAAGAGACAGCAGGAGGAGCTAGGGAATATCAATGGACATGTAGAGGAAATGATTAGTGGACATCATATCGTTAAAGCATTTGGATATGAAGACAAAGCTGTTGAAGAGTTTGATGCAATCAATGACAGACTATACAATGCAGGCTGGAGGGCACAATTTATCTCTGGGATTATGATGCCACTAGTTACGTTCATCGGTAATATTGGCTACGTCTTAGTTTGTATTGTAGGTGGGCTACTTGTTGTATCAGGAAATGTACGAATTGGTGATGTGCAGGCTTTTGTTCAGTACTCCCAGCAAATATCACATCCGATGTCTCAGATGGCAGCGATTGCGAACATGATTCAAACAGCTATCGCTTCAGCGGAAAGAATTTTCAAGCTATTGGATGAAGAAGAGGAAGCTCCAGATAAGCACTCAAATCTTGATATTGAAAGCATAGGTGGAAGCATAGCCTTCGAGCATGTGCGTTTTGGGTATAAGAAGGGCGAACCGATCATCAATGACATGACAATTGATGTAAAAGAAGGGCAAACAGTTGCGATTGTAGGCCCTACTGGTGCTGGAAAAACAACATTAATTAATTTGCTGATGCGCTTCTACGATGTAAATCAAGGAGCTATTCGTATTCAGGGACATAGCCTAAATGATTTCTCGCGCGAGCAAGTACGGATAATGTTTGCTATGGTGCTGCAGGACACGTGGTTATTCAACGGCACGATCCGCGACAACATCGCGTATGGCAAAGCGGACGCTAGTGAACAGGAAATTATAGCCGCTGCAAAAGGTGCCCATGCTGACGATTTCATTAGAACACTCCCGCAGGGCTATAACACAATGCTTGGAGAGGATGCGGTCAATCTGTCACAGGGACAAAGACAGCTGCTTACAATTGCCCGTGCAATTCTAGCCAATCCGAAAATCCTTATTCTAGATGAGGCAACTAGTAGTGTAGATACAAGAACAGAAATGAATATTCAGAAGGCTATGGGTCAATTGATGCAAGGATGCACAAGCTTTGTAATTGCCCACAGACTATCAACGATAAGGGATGCAGACCTCATCTTAGTAATGAATCGTGGAGATATTATCGAACAAGGCACCCACGAACAGTTACTGAAGCAAAAAGGCTTTTATGCAGACTTATACAATAGTCAATTCTCCCTCAATCATATTGTTGAAAGTTAA
- a CDS encoding stalk domain-containing protein, translating to MAKRVTSLMCLLIVLFIILTNSSSTDTSTTNIQSSSNDTKEINVFFNRDKVNFADAKPFIDVNHRALVPIRFPSEAIGANVFWDGNRQQVVITKGNNKITFTVGKNSYVVNSVTHYMDTEMVVYNNRAYIPIRFLMASLGYDVYWYDRTIFIRDDSYKPIRIFIDSGHGVGANAGVYPRYPDGVFEYLVTRGYPIGQQTISNFTSGAHGEMQLNWAIGSKLEQILLTDTRFNVMRDRASVSATGLPNYLRAEKANAWGADLRISLHAERTGNSSGYFIALPSDRFVLPESFGGYYTQQVKDDSESFAKLLLETLDSSPLHWNRFGSGYLRNNSGYVAYHFAKHPTVIVELDRNRDWSRSIELESNQEIIAEYIHLAISNYFFSSN from the coding sequence ATGGCTAAGAGAGTAACTTCCTTAATGTGCTTGCTTATTGTTTTATTCATTATTTTAACAAACTCAAGCAGTACCGATACATCTACTACTAATATTCAATCTAGCAGCAATGATACGAAGGAAATTAATGTTTTTTTTAATAGAGATAAAGTTAATTTTGCCGATGCTAAGCCTTTTATCGATGTAAATCATAGAGCATTAGTTCCAATTAGATTTCCTAGTGAAGCAATTGGTGCCAATGTTTTTTGGGATGGCAATCGACAACAGGTGGTTATAACCAAAGGAAATAATAAGATTACCTTTACAGTCGGGAAAAACTCCTATGTAGTAAATAGCGTTACACACTACATGGATACAGAAATGGTTGTATATAATAATCGGGCTTATATTCCAATTAGATTCCTAATGGCAAGCCTAGGCTACGATGTATATTGGTATGATAGAACTATATTTATTAGGGATGATAGCTATAAGCCTATAAGAATATTTATAGATTCTGGTCACGGTGTCGGTGCAAATGCTGGAGTTTATCCTAGATATCCTGATGGTGTGTTTGAATATCTAGTTACTAGGGGGTATCCTATCGGACAACAGACTATAAGTAATTTCACCTCTGGAGCACATGGTGAAATGCAGCTCAATTGGGCAATTGGTTCAAAACTAGAACAAATCTTGTTAACAGATACGCGTTTTAACGTTATGAGAGATAGAGCTTCTGTAAGTGCTACTGGCTTGCCAAATTACTTGCGTGCAGAAAAAGCAAATGCCTGGGGAGCCGATTTGCGAATATCATTGCATGCTGAGCGAACAGGTAATTCATCAGGCTATTTTATAGCGCTACCAAGCGACCGATTCGTCCTTCCCGAAAGCTTCGGAGGGTATTATACGCAACAGGTGAAGGACGATTCTGAGTCGTTCGCTAAGCTTTTATTAGAAACCTTAGATTCCTCTCCACTACATTGGAACCGCTTTGGTAGTGGCTACCTTCGTAATAACTCTGGCTATGTTGCTTATCATTTCGCTAAGCATCCAACAGTAATCGTTGAGTTAGACAGAAACAGAGATTGGTCTAGAAGCATTGAGCTAGAATCAAACCAAGAAATCATTGCAGAATATATACATCTAGCTATTAGTAATTATTTTTTCTCATCCAATTAA